A window of Halalkalibacillus sediminis contains these coding sequences:
- a CDS encoding carbonic anhydrase, which produces MAEGTFATVINCMDGRVQVPVNDWMREKYKVDFVDTLTEAGPNKFLLEGSVDQLASIQAKIGISVEKHGSNVVAVAGHHDCAGNPIDAEEKKLQIKESVELIQSWGYNVEVVGLYVNDRWEVEQVV; this is translated from the coding sequence ATGGCTGAAGGAACATTCGCTACAGTAATCAATTGCATGGACGGAAGGGTACAGGTTCCGGTTAATGATTGGATGAGAGAGAAATATAAAGTGGATTTTGTAGACACTTTGACTGAAGCGGGGCCTAATAAATTTTTATTAGAAGGTTCTGTGGATCAACTGGCTAGCATTCAAGCCAAAATCGGTATTTCTGTAGAAAAGCATGGCTCAAATGTTGTAGCGGTTGCTGGTCATCATGATTGCGCAGGTAACCCGATTGATGCTGAGGAAAAGAAACTTCAGATCAAAGAGTCCGTGGAATTGATCCAATCATGGGGGTATAACGTTGAAGTTGTCGGATTATACGTCAACGATCGATGGGAAGTTGAACAAGTAGTATAA
- a CDS encoding APC family permease, with translation MTEYNKDSITLTGAVGLGTGVMISAGIFALLGQVAELGGVWFPLIFILGGVVTGFSAYSYVKMSNEYPSAGGIGMFLVKAYGKGTVTAAAAMMMAISMVINQSLVARTFGTYTLQLFDVSTSSFWVPVLGVALIIFAFLVNISGNTFIQSFTSIASLIKIIGITVFALAGLYVAGFSLEPAEAGNNAPETTIASFIAAIALTILSFKGFTTITNSGSEIKKPKKNVGRAIVISILISLVVYLLLAWGVSSNLTLTEIIEARDYSLAEAARPAFGDIGVWLTVILAIIATITGIIASVFAVSRMLAMLTDMRLIPHSHFGMPGSIQKHTLVYTIVIAMALTIFFDLSRIASMGAILYLTMDMIIHWGVFKHLREKVGANPFIVLTALLLDAIILAAFVWVKIQSDLLVVGISVIAIILIVAGEWFFLKRVQEEESAQ, from the coding sequence ATGACTGAATATAATAAGGACAGCATTACATTAACTGGAGCAGTCGGGTTAGGGACAGGTGTCATGATCAGTGCGGGTATCTTCGCACTACTAGGTCAGGTCGCTGAATTAGGAGGCGTCTGGTTCCCCTTAATATTCATTTTAGGCGGGGTTGTCACAGGGTTCAGTGCTTATTCTTATGTAAAAATGAGCAATGAGTATCCTTCCGCCGGCGGTATAGGAATGTTCCTTGTAAAAGCCTATGGTAAAGGGACCGTGACAGCAGCCGCAGCAATGATGATGGCAATATCCATGGTTATTAACCAAAGCTTGGTCGCACGTACTTTCGGGACATACACGCTACAATTGTTTGATGTATCAACCTCCAGCTTTTGGGTACCTGTTCTTGGTGTAGCACTCATAATCTTTGCATTTTTGGTGAATATCTCTGGTAATACTTTCATCCAGTCATTTACATCAATTGCTTCGTTAATTAAAATCATTGGAATAACTGTTTTTGCTCTTGCTGGTTTATACGTTGCCGGTTTCTCTTTAGAACCAGCAGAGGCAGGAAATAACGCGCCAGAAACGACGATAGCAAGTTTTATTGCAGCAATCGCATTAACTATTCTATCTTTTAAAGGTTTCACAACGATAACTAACAGCGGCTCTGAGATCAAAAAGCCGAAGAAAAATGTTGGCCGGGCTATAGTAATATCTATATTAATCAGCTTAGTCGTTTATTTACTCTTGGCTTGGGGTGTTTCGTCTAATTTAACTCTAACGGAAATCATCGAAGCTCGTGATTATTCACTTGCTGAAGCCGCACGTCCAGCCTTTGGTGATATTGGGGTATGGCTTACAGTAATTTTAGCGATAATAGCAACGATTACAGGAATCATTGCAAGTGTGTTCGCAGTTTCAAGAATGCTTGCTATGTTGACTGATATGCGACTCATTCCACACAGCCATTTTGGTATGCCTGGTTCGATTCAGAAGCACACATTGGTTTATACCATTGTAATAGCTATGGCTCTCACGATCTTCTTCGACTTGAGCCGTATTGCTTCAATGGGAGCCATTCTGTATTTAACAATGGACATGATCATTCATTGGGGCGTCTTCAAACACTTACGGGAAAAAGTGGGAGCAAATCCTTTCATTGTTCTTACGGCCCTTTTATTAGATGCCATTATTTTAGCAGCATTTGTATGGGTGAAGATACAATCAGACTTGTTAGTGGTCGGGATATCAGTAATTGCTATTATACTGATTGTAGCCGGCGAGTGGTTCTTCTTAAAACGAGTACAAGAAGAGGAAAGTGCACAGTAA
- a CDS encoding sensor histidine kinase, which yields MNTVFNKIGLIILLLFLTILIPLGIVIHEIFQTTKDKHLREETHELATQQAYHLNMMEEESWLEIGESLSEEYSREIVIIGSSGQIVVNSGVNNFEEYVSQDLTSEGTYTTPDDQSFYFSSRKVGDGNSVATVYVFSPLDLMKESTRDMRNALILSGIIAIILTIGLTWVIARNFTKPLRRMDEAAKKMAKGKLDVTLPVRSNDEIGTLSDSINELAKEIRHYRMTRNEFLSNVSHELRTPISYTLGYSQALLSGLFETEEQRRSYLNIIHQEANRMNFLVRDLIELAQMDENKYALELSFVDSIEIAEKAIEKVSLQAEEKQVHIHTNFPKKVPKIVADPIRLEQIFLNILQNAIQYMDKGGEINFTIDNDSDSLVHTIEDTGPGISENNLPHLFDRFYRVEKSRSREHGGSGLGLAISKQLTELQYGEIDVSSELGKGTSFVITFPQVNESSKG from the coding sequence ATGAATACGGTTTTCAACAAAATCGGTCTCATCATCCTCCTCCTTTTCTTAACCATATTAATTCCTCTAGGTATTGTCATACATGAAATATTTCAGACTACAAAAGATAAGCACCTTCGTGAGGAAACTCATGAATTGGCCACTCAACAAGCTTACCATTTGAACATGATGGAAGAAGAAAGTTGGCTGGAAATTGGAGAGTCCCTTTCAGAAGAATATTCGAGAGAAATTGTCATCATAGGTTCGTCAGGACAAATAGTGGTCAACTCAGGGGTAAATAATTTCGAAGAATATGTTAGTCAGGACTTAACTTCAGAGGGCACATATACAACTCCTGATGATCAATCTTTTTATTTTTCTAGTAGAAAGGTTGGCGATGGGAACTCAGTGGCCACCGTTTATGTATTTTCCCCACTTGATTTGATGAAAGAATCGACCCGAGACATGCGGAATGCACTTATATTATCCGGAATAATCGCTATTATTTTAACCATTGGGCTCACTTGGGTTATTGCAAGAAACTTTACAAAACCACTTAGAAGAATGGACGAGGCTGCGAAGAAAATGGCAAAAGGAAAGCTAGATGTAACCTTACCAGTCCGTTCAAATGACGAAATCGGTACACTGTCAGACTCCATTAACGAGCTAGCAAAAGAGATTAGGCACTACCGAATGACTCGAAATGAATTCTTATCCAATGTTTCACACGAATTACGTACTCCTATTTCTTACACGCTTGGCTACAGCCAAGCACTTTTAAGTGGTCTGTTTGAAACCGAAGAACAACGCCGCTCTTACTTGAACATCATTCACCAAGAAGCGAACCGGATGAATTTTTTAGTTCGTGATTTAATAGAACTTGCCCAAATGGATGAAAATAAGTATGCTCTAGAACTCTCATTTGTAGACAGTATTGAAATTGCTGAAAAAGCCATTGAAAAGGTGAGTCTACAGGCTGAAGAGAAACAAGTTCACATTCACACAAATTTTCCAAAAAAAGTTCCTAAGATTGTTGCAGATCCAATCCGTTTAGAGCAAATTTTCTTGAATATATTACAAAATGCCATTCAATACATGGACAAGGGCGGTGAAATAAATTTCACTATAGATAATGATAGTGATTCCTTGGTACACACCATTGAGGATACAGGCCCGGGGATTTCTGAAAACAACCTTCCTCATCTATTTGATCGATTTTATCGTGTAGAGAAATCCAGGTCGAGGGAACATGGAGGTTCAGGATTGGGTTTAGCCATTTCTAAGCAACTAACTGAGTTACAGTATGGAGAGATTGATGTTTCTTCAGAGTTAGGAAAAGGAACATCTTTCGTAATTACATTCCCTCAAGTTAATGAATCCAGTAAAGGTTAG